A single Prochlorococcus marinus XMU1410 DNA region contains:
- a CDS encoding phosphoenolpyruvate carboxykinase, whose amino-acid sequence MNQNSVKTIGINDEPRKDSHLVYVNQADGLKGILNRDFDEWSNFDSWESISVQQWIFSRALEVFRGKKIDIKCDCCENNDLIPNDFENIKKEKCFGKKSAYMIEKVVDEIVLAKARRESDGTYSA is encoded by the coding sequence ATGAATCAAAATTCTGTCAAAACAATTGGTATTAATGATGAACCAAGAAAAGATTCACACTTAGTTTATGTAAATCAGGCTGATGGATTAAAAGGCATCCTTAATAGGGATTTTGATGAATGGTCTAATTTTGATAGTTGGGAAAGTATTTCAGTTCAGCAATGGATTTTTTCTAGAGCTTTGGAGGTTTTCAGAGGTAAGAAAATTGATATTAAATGCGATTGTTGTGAAAATAATGATTTAATCCCAAATGATTTTGAGAATATAAAAAAAGAAAAATGCTTTGGTAAAAAAAGTGCGTACATGATTGAAAAAGTTGTAGATGAAATTGTATTAGCTAAGGCACGAAGAGAAAGTGATGGAACATATTCTGCGTAA
- a CDS encoding FAD-binding domain-containing protein, with product MKEINILWFKKDLRIFDNEALCEAIKDNDILPIYIIELDIWSQNTHSDRQWQFCKESLIDLRNALAEIGQPLIIRTGNVINIFDEISTKFKIKGIYSHQETGDWLTYKRDQKVREWALSKNIIWKEFLQFSVFRGNLDRNNWSKKWQENSEKNLLKAPLIINSINFNIGEIPSDEIFTFKKETCPGRMQGGRKKGLERMQYFFSNKLDSYSKDISSPEKSFDSCTRLSPYICWGCISLKEIFKKANISKNNNSRMLKSRLTWHCHFIQKLESEPELEFREYHPFFKNIREKNSELLYSWSSGNTGFPFVDACMRSLNFNGWINFRMRAMLMSFASYNLWLPWQDSGSELANKFVDYEPGIHWNQCQMQSGTTSINTNRIYNPIKQGKDHDPQGKFIKKWIPELKDISLNFIHEPWLLSRFNKEEYEQINYIRPIIDIPNSTKTAKKKIQEITKKDGYWDISKKIYLKHGSRKRLRKNINNKKTVSKEKEKQYELKLDF from the coding sequence ATGAAAGAAATAAATATTTTATGGTTTAAGAAAGATTTAAGAATTTTTGATAACGAAGCTCTCTGTGAGGCTATAAAAGATAATGATATTTTACCTATTTATATTATTGAGTTAGATATTTGGAGCCAAAATACTCATTCAGATAGACAATGGCAATTTTGCAAAGAAAGTTTAATAGATTTAAGAAATGCACTTGCTGAGATTGGACAACCATTAATTATTAGAACTGGCAATGTTATTAATATTTTTGATGAAATTAGTACAAAATTTAAAATCAAAGGTATTTATAGCCATCAAGAAACCGGCGATTGGCTTACTTATAAAAGAGATCAAAAAGTAAGAGAATGGGCTTTAAGCAAAAATATTATTTGGAAGGAATTTCTACAATTTTCAGTTTTTAGAGGAAATTTAGATAGGAATAATTGGTCTAAAAAGTGGCAAGAAAATTCCGAAAAAAACTTGCTTAAAGCTCCATTAATAATTAATTCTATTAACTTTAATATTGGAGAAATACCCTCAGACGAAATTTTTACCTTTAAAAAAGAAACTTGTCCAGGAAGAATGCAAGGTGGAAGAAAGAAAGGTTTAGAGAGAATGCAATACTTCTTTAGTAATAAATTAGATTCTTATTCAAAAGATATATCTAGCCCAGAAAAATCATTTGATAGTTGTACAAGACTATCACCATACATTTGTTGGGGATGCATTTCATTAAAAGAAATTTTTAAAAAGGCAAATATATCAAAAAACAATAATTCAAGAATGTTAAAAAGCAGATTAACTTGGCATTGTCATTTTATTCAGAAACTTGAAAGTGAACCAGAACTAGAGTTTAGGGAATACCATCCTTTTTTTAAAAATATTAGAGAAAAAAATAGTGAATTACTTTATTCATGGAGTTCAGGCAATACGGGCTTTCCTTTTGTAGATGCATGTATGCGTTCGTTAAATTTCAATGGATGGATTAACTTCAGGATGAGAGCGATGTTAATGTCTTTTGCTAGCTATAATTTATGGCTACCATGGCAAGATTCAGGTTCTGAATTAGCAAATAAATTTGTAGATTATGAGCCTGGAATACATTGGAACCAATGCCAAATGCAATCTGGAACTACTTCTATAAATACCAATAGAATTTATAATCCTATTAAGCAGGGAAAAGATCATGATCCTCAAGGAAAATTTATAAAAAAATGGATACCAGAATTAAAGGATATATCACTTAATTTCATTCATGAACCATGGCTATTATCTAGATTTAATAAAGAAGAATATGAACAAATTAATTATATAAGACCAATAATTGACATCCCAAATAGCACTAAAACTGCAAAGAAGAAAATCCAGGAAATAACTAAAAAGGATGGATATTGGGATATCTCAAAAAAAATTTATTTAAAGCATGGCTCTAGAAAAAGGCT
- a CDS encoding cupin domain-containing protein, with protein MNPNKKNIEIIKQFNLSPHPEGGWFREIVRSENSLIREDGQSRNFITGIYYLLERDAKSAWHRVKNADEIWIYLRGDPLNLWCLDNDNKLIRNLILDSNNPVEMIPSGYWQAAKSTGEFTLVSCCVGPGFDFKDFELLRNTNHTSRLDKAINDLI; from the coding sequence GTGAATCCTAATAAAAAAAACATAGAAATAATTAAACAATTCAATTTATCTCCTCATCCTGAGGGTGGATGGTTTAGAGAGATAGTAAGGAGTGAGAATTCTCTAATAAGGGAAGATGGCCAAAGTAGAAACTTTATTACGGGAATTTATTATCTTTTGGAGAGAGATGCAAAAAGTGCTTGGCACAGAGTAAAAAATGCTGATGAAATTTGGATCTATTTAAGGGGCGATCCTCTGAATTTATGGTGCCTAGATAATGATAATAAGTTAATAAGAAATTTAATTTTAGATTCCAATAATCCAGTAGAAATGATCCCATCTGGATATTGGCAAGCTGCAAAAAGTACAGGCGAATTTACTTTAGTGAGTTGTTGTGTTGGCCCGGGCTTTGATTTTAAGGATTTTGAATTACTCAGAAATACAAATCATACTTCTAGATTGGATAAAGCAATTAATGATCTTATTTGA
- a CDS encoding TenA family protein has translation MKITKKLWEDNYEIALLSLNTKFVQGLKNGSLPKNIFQEYLAQDYFFLETFAKAYGLAVSKSKDKYSIRKLSELLMGVSEELILHETYAKEWDIDLSNNYIKKATKNYTDFLDDTSKRLSSVEIMFAMTPCMRLYSWIGKSLYKEDFDIKYKEWITTYSDKSFEKLADSLENLIETNKETYDINQAKYLYRRAMELELDFFNAYSDF, from the coding sequence ATGAAAATAACAAAAAAACTTTGGGAGGATAATTATGAGATTGCTTTACTTAGTTTAAATACAAAATTTGTTCAAGGTTTAAAGAATGGAAGTCTCCCTAAAAATATATTTCAAGAATATTTAGCTCAAGATTATTTCTTTTTAGAGACTTTTGCTAAGGCTTATGGTCTTGCTGTTTCCAAATCAAAAGATAAGTATTCAATAAGGAAGTTAAGTGAACTGTTAATGGGTGTTTCAGAGGAGTTAATACTTCATGAAACGTATGCAAAGGAATGGGATATTGATTTGTCTAATAACTATATAAAAAAAGCCACTAAAAATTATACAGATTTTCTTGATGATACTTCCAAAAGACTTAGCTCCGTTGAAATAATGTTTGCAATGACTCCATGTATGCGACTTTATTCTTGGATAGGAAAAAGTTTGTATAAGGAGGATTTTGACATTAAATATAAAGAATGGATAACTACATATTCTGATAAGAGCTTTGAAAAGCTAGCAGATTCACTTGAAAATCTTATTGAGACTAATAAAGAAACATATGATATTAATCAGGCCAAATATTTATACAGGAGAGCTATGGAATTGGAGTTAGATTTTTTTAATGCATATTCAGATTTCTGA
- a CDS encoding tRNA-(ms[2]io[6]A)-hydroxylase, translating to MLVDFKRPTSHIKYLSSFTSDEWIKLALSNPIDILIDHAHCERKAAGVAIQLMFRYPSEPNLAEVLSPIAREELEHFEKILYFLKDLGHSLESLKPPPYGAELSKNIRKEEPNRMLDSFLIAGLIEARSHERLSLLALNSEDKSFKSLYESLLESEARHFGVYWKLAQTKFSKDQTFKRLEELSEIESAILAETFILPRVHS from the coding sequence ATGCTAGTCGATTTTAAAAGGCCCACTTCTCATATTAAATATTTATCGTCATTTACCTCAGATGAGTGGATCAAACTCGCATTATCTAATCCAATAGATATTCTTATTGACCATGCTCATTGTGAAAGAAAAGCAGCAGGAGTAGCTATTCAATTGATGTTTAGATATCCATCAGAACCAAATCTGGCAGAAGTTCTAAGTCCAATAGCGAGAGAGGAATTAGAGCATTTTGAAAAAATACTTTATTTTTTAAAGGATCTTGGACATTCTCTTGAGTCCTTAAAACCGCCTCCATATGGAGCTGAGTTGTCCAAGAATATAAGAAAGGAAGAGCCCAATAGAATGCTTGATAGTTTCTTAATAGCAGGACTTATTGAAGCAAGAAGTCATGAAAGATTAAGCTTGCTTGCGCTGAATTCTGAAGATAAATCGTTTAAATCCCTTTATGAGTCTCTGCTAGAGAGTGAGGCAAGACATTTTGGAGTTTACTGGAAACTAGCGCAAACTAAATTTTCTAAAGATCAAACTTTCAAAAGGTTAGAGGAATTGTCTGAAATTGAGTCAGCAATACTTGCTGAAACTTTTATATTGCCAAGGGTACATAGCTAA
- a CDS encoding energy-coupling factor transporter transmembrane component T family protein, whose protein sequence is MNLLTKFSVGQYVHGNRSWLRIIDSRLKIIIVMIFLITPIWAGPIWRLSLVGFLLLITFLSLLPPRVWWRSLFFLSCLSLLIGCISILASSDIQSLDGYLRNPNELHVVLESQKEWNILQIPSQKIWFINFGPYNLSRKAFELGIKTSTLIFTVIHSVNLMLLTTLQEDIVWGLSWFMYPLRKIGLPTSKWLFQLLIALRFIPLVQEELQNIIKSVSVRSINFRNLGLKKSFNVLLILVERLFQNIFLRIDHGAESLLSKKNIIIKTNRFRTLYPSKSLNVIVNTLSICFICIAIFLRKLYGAL, encoded by the coding sequence ATGAATTTGCTAACCAAATTTTCTGTTGGTCAATACGTTCATGGCAATAGAAGTTGGCTAAGAATTATAGATAGTAGATTAAAAATAATTATCGTAATGATATTTTTAATCACTCCAATCTGGGCAGGTCCAATATGGAGATTGAGTTTAGTTGGTTTTTTACTTTTAATTACTTTTTTAAGTTTATTGCCACCTAGAGTATGGTGGCGATCATTATTTTTTCTCTCATGCTTGTCACTTTTAATTGGATGTATATCAATTCTTGCCTCTTCTGATATTCAATCTCTTGATGGCTATTTGAGAAATCCCAATGAGTTACATGTAGTACTGGAAAGCCAAAAAGAATGGAATATTTTGCAAATTCCTTCGCAGAAGATATGGTTTATTAATTTTGGTCCCTATAACTTATCAAGAAAAGCCTTTGAACTAGGAATAAAAACCTCCACTTTGATATTTACCGTTATTCATAGTGTGAATTTGATGCTTTTAACCACATTGCAGGAAGACATTGTATGGGGATTGAGTTGGTTTATGTATCCATTAAGAAAGATTGGATTGCCAACTAGTAAGTGGCTGTTTCAGTTGTTAATTGCATTACGTTTTATTCCTCTAGTGCAGGAAGAACTTCAAAATATCATTAAATCAGTGTCAGTTAGATCAATAAATTTTCGAAATTTAGGATTAAAGAAATCTTTTAATGTTTTGTTAATCTTAGTGGAAAGGTTATTTCAAAATATATTTCTGAGAATTGATCATGGAGCAGAATCATTACTCTCAAAAAAAAATATTATTATTAAAACCAACAGATTTAGAACTCTTTATCCTTCAAAATCACTCAATGTA
- the cobI gene encoding precorrin-2 C(20)-methyltransferase, with protein MIIKKFLSLLNPYKTDLPTFTIVGVGPGDPSLLTIAAVDAIKKAKVIVFPISDDNKKSFAAEIVKKYTKFKKNIPIIFPMARKDFDPDEIWSNAVEKIVKSIQNGESVVLLCLGDTSLFASSSNILRLIKNNHAEIITKTIPGISSISAAAALNDFDLVKKGETLIIKECPSSESELTTLIRESKANKTVLAFMKVGKRWNLVREILKKEDIINTTLIALSVGMPDQIIQYASQYNKEFMPYFSLILIRFD; from the coding sequence ATGATAATAAAAAAGTTCTTAAGTTTACTTAATCCATATAAAACTGATTTACCCACATTCACCATCGTTGGTGTAGGCCCTGGAGATCCATCGCTTTTAACAATTGCTGCTGTGGATGCAATAAAAAAAGCGAAAGTTATAGTTTTCCCAATATCAGATGATAATAAAAAGAGTTTTGCTGCGGAAATAGTCAAGAAATACACCAAATTTAAAAAAAATATCCCTATCATCTTTCCAATGGCTAGGAAGGATTTTGATCCAGATGAAATATGGTCTAATGCTGTAGAAAAAATTGTGAAATCTATACAAAATGGCGAATCAGTTGTTTTACTTTGTCTTGGAGATACTTCACTATTTGCAAGCTCTTCTAATATCTTGAGGTTAATAAAAAATAATCATGCTGAAATTATTACCAAAACAATACCTGGTATTTCCTCTATTTCAGCAGCAGCAGCTTTGAATGATTTTGATTTGGTAAAAAAAGGCGAGACATTAATCATCAAAGAATGCCCTTCTTCAGAATCTGAACTAACAACCCTAATTAGGGAAAGCAAGGCAAATAAAACGGTATTGGCCTTTATGAAAGTTGGCAAAAGATGGAATTTAGTTAGGGAAATTTTAAAAAAAGAGGATATTATCAATACAACATTAATAGCTTTGAGTGTTGGGATGCCTGATCAAATTATTCAATATGCATCACAATATAATAAAGAATTTATGCCTTATTTTTCTTTGATTTTGATAAGGTTCGATTAA
- a CDS encoding DUF1823 family protein: protein MYKKEKLVENKFTWPICKDLLFLVLEDRVSDVFVCELVWERLFYTKELSINDWAFSALTPSYWSEKFEKAPQIIAERPASIHLTRSIPKEYKQGLKNFLNFKGYKINELYPRRTRRATAVNWLIYWAIENDCFSKDSGLMPSASSPPVNPVKGHFGDPEIK from the coding sequence ATGTATAAAAAAGAAAAATTAGTTGAAAATAAATTTACATGGCCAATTTGTAAGGATCTATTATTTCTTGTTCTCGAAGATAGGGTTAGTGATGTTTTTGTTTGTGAATTGGTTTGGGAAAGACTTTTTTACACCAAAGAGCTCTCTATAAATGATTGGGCCTTTAGCGCATTAACTCCTTCTTATTGGTCAGAAAAATTTGAAAAAGCTCCTCAAATCATTGCAGAGCGACCAGCCTCAATACATTTGACGCGATCAATTCCAAAAGAATATAAACAGGGATTGAAAAATTTTCTCAATTTTAAAGGTTATAAGATTAATGAACTCTATCCAAGAAGAACTAGAAGAGCGACGGCAGTAAATTGGTTGATTTATTGGGCGATTGAAAATGATTGTTTTTCAAAAGATAGTGGATTAATGCCAAGTGCTAGTTCACCCCCTGTTAATCCAGTTAAAGGACATTTTGGCGATCCAGAAATTAAATAA
- the thiD gene encoding bifunctional hydroxymethylpyrimidine kinase/phosphomethylpyrimidine kinase has protein sequence MYSKIALSIGGSDSGGGAGIQADLRTFMALKVHGCSVITCITAQNSIEVTCVEPVEKNTLLSQLDTLFTDFCIDALKTGMLLNERIINETASKLNTYKITKIIDPVMVTRTGSKLLEDSAINAYKKLLLPIADLVTPNIYEANLLSGLEIRSEEDIENSARKIIGLGAKAVLIKGGGLKDFKGKDFYLDLNGRKEWLFNNFIKTKNTHGSGCTLSAAICGYKALGFDLLDSIQKAKLFVEKSLENSYKIGSGPGPLGHH, from the coding sequence ATGTATTCAAAAATTGCACTTTCAATAGGTGGTAGTGACTCCGGTGGTGGAGCAGGCATACAGGCTGACTTGAGAACTTTTATGGCTCTTAAAGTACATGGATGTTCAGTTATTACATGTATTACTGCACAAAATAGTATAGAGGTTACATGCGTTGAACCAGTAGAGAAGAATACTTTATTAAGTCAGTTAGATACTTTATTTACTGATTTTTGTATTGATGCCTTAAAAACTGGAATGTTATTAAATGAAAGGATAATTAATGAAACTGCTTCAAAATTAAATACATATAAAATAACCAAAATTATTGACCCAGTAATGGTTACAAGAACTGGTTCTAAATTACTTGAAGATTCTGCGATTAATGCTTATAAAAAACTCTTATTACCAATTGCGGATTTGGTAACTCCAAATATTTATGAAGCAAATTTACTTTCTGGCTTAGAAATAAGGAGTGAAGAAGATATCGAAAATTCCGCAAGAAAAATTATTGGTCTTGGAGCTAAAGCAGTACTTATAAAAGGTGGTGGTTTAAAAGATTTCAAAGGAAAGGATTTTTATCTTGACTTGAATGGTAGAAAAGAGTGGCTCTTTAATAATTTTATAAAAACAAAAAATACCCACGGTAGCGGCTGTACTTTGAGTGCTGCTATTTGTGGTTACAAAGCTCTAGGTTTTGATTTACTTGATTCCATACAAAAAGCTAAATTATTTGTTGAGAAATCTTTAGAAAATTCTTACAAAATCGGATCTGGCCCTGGTCCCTTAGGTCATCATTAA
- the der gene encoding ribosome biogenesis GTPase Der produces the protein MILPTIAIIGRPNVGKSTLVNRLCQSNDAIVFDKPGVTRDRTYQNASWGGKEFQIVDTGGLVFDDDSEFLPEIRTQVFLALEEASLALLVVDGNQGVTDGDLSIAKWLRNSSCKTIVAVNKCESTTLGISLASEFWKLGLGEPNPVSAIHGSGTGDLLDLVVGELPENNIHDDEEKIMMSIIGRPNVGKSSLLNSICGEKRAIVSDISGTTTDSIDTLIKKGDNHWKIIDTAGIRRKKNVKYGTEFFGINRAFKSIDRSDVCVLVIDAIDGVTDQDQKLAGRIEEQGRACIIVVNKWDLVEKNSSTIYQVEKELRSKLYFLHWSKMIFISALTGQRVDNIFEHALNAVNQHRRRVTTSVVNEVLKESISWKSPPTKRSGKQGRLYYGTQVKNKPPTFTLFVNDPKLFGITYRRYIEKQIRVNLGFEGTPLILLWRGKQQRALNKEVERENIELIQKD, from the coding sequence TTGATTCTTCCTACAATAGCAATTATCGGAAGACCTAACGTTGGGAAATCTACCTTAGTTAATCGTCTTTGCCAAAGTAATGATGCAATAGTTTTTGATAAGCCAGGTGTTACAAGAGATAGAACTTATCAAAATGCTTCATGGGGAGGTAAGGAATTTCAAATAGTTGATACTGGAGGTTTAGTTTTTGATGATGATAGTGAATTTCTCCCAGAGATAAGGACACAAGTTTTCTTAGCTCTAGAAGAGGCTTCACTCGCGTTACTGGTGGTTGATGGGAATCAAGGCGTTACTGATGGTGATTTATCAATAGCAAAATGGTTAAGAAACTCTAGCTGTAAAACAATTGTTGCTGTGAATAAATGTGAATCGACTACTCTAGGAATATCTCTTGCTTCAGAGTTCTGGAAATTAGGATTGGGCGAACCCAACCCTGTTTCAGCTATTCATGGTTCAGGTACTGGAGATCTTTTAGATCTCGTTGTTGGCGAACTTCCTGAAAATAATATCCATGATGATGAAGAAAAGATAATGATGTCTATTATTGGTAGGCCTAATGTTGGTAAATCTAGTTTGTTAAATTCAATCTGTGGAGAAAAAAGAGCAATAGTTAGTGATATTAGTGGCACGACAACTGATTCAATAGATACGCTCATTAAAAAAGGTGATAATCATTGGAAAATTATTGATACTGCAGGGATTAGAAGAAAGAAAAATGTTAAATATGGCACTGAATTTTTTGGTATTAATAGGGCTTTTAAATCTATAGATAGAAGTGATGTTTGTGTTTTAGTTATAGATGCTATAGATGGAGTAACTGATCAAGACCAGAAGCTGGCTGGGCGCATAGAAGAACAAGGCAGAGCTTGCATAATTGTTGTTAATAAATGGGATCTTGTAGAAAAAAATAGTTCAACAATTTATCAAGTAGAAAAAGAACTTAGATCTAAACTTTATTTTTTACACTGGTCAAAAATGATTTTTATATCTGCCCTAACTGGTCAAAGGGTTGATAATATTTTTGAGCATGCTCTTAATGCTGTCAATCAACATAGAAGAAGAGTTACAACATCTGTAGTTAATGAAGTACTTAAAGAATCAATCAGTTGGAAAAGTCCTCCAACGAAGAGAAGCGGAAAGCAAGGTAGGCTTTATTACGGTACTCAAGTAAAGAATAAACCTCCCACTTTTACTCTTTTTGTAAATGACCCTAAATTATTCGGAATAACTTATAGAAGATATATTGAAAAACAAATTAGAGTAAATTTAGGCTTTGAAGGCACACCCCTCATTTTACTTTGGAGAGGGAAACAGCAAAGAGCTTTAAATAAAGAAGTAGAAAGAGAAAATATTGAGTTAATTCAAAAAGATTAA
- a CDS encoding DUF3764 family protein gives MTIETTVFTFKLSNTFEEWVKMFDSPEIDAFHKTVGLTPLYRGKSLIDPKEVIVIHQAEEGVAKHVFSDPETIKNIESGGHIYSTTKITSWVSD, from the coding sequence ATGACTATTGAAACTACTGTTTTCACCTTTAAACTTTCAAATACATTTGAAGAATGGGTAAAAATGTTTGATAGTCCAGAGATAGATGCATTTCATAAAACGGTAGGACTTACTCCTCTATATCGTGGCAAAAGTTTAATTGATCCAAAAGAAGTTATTGTTATTCATCAAGCTGAAGAAGGTGTTGCTAAGCATGTTTTTTCAGATCCTGAAACCATTAAGAATATAGAATCTGGAGGACATATTTATAGCACAACTAAAATCACAAGTTGGGTTTCTGATTAG
- the aroQ gene encoding type II 3-dehydroquinate dehydratase, with protein MNILLINGPNLNLLGTREPEIYGNKTLSDIEIDLTKVAKEKSINLECFQSNHEGEIVDKIQESVKSIQGILINAGAFTHTSISIRDALIGSKIPFVELHISNIFSREDFRKESFLTDKAIGIISGFGISSYSLALEGIIGYLSIKD; from the coding sequence ATGAATATTTTATTGATAAATGGACCAAATCTTAATCTTTTGGGCACTAGAGAACCTGAAATATATGGTAATAAAACATTGAGTGATATAGAAATAGATTTAACTAAAGTTGCTAAAGAAAAAAGTATTAATCTTGAATGTTTTCAAAGTAATCACGAAGGTGAAATAGTAGATAAAATTCAGGAGTCTGTAAAAAGTATCCAAGGTATTCTTATAAATGCTGGTGCTTTTACTCATACCTCGATTTCTATTCGTGATGCTTTAATTGGATCGAAAATTCCTTTTGTAGAGTTACATATTTCAAATATTTTCAGTAGAGAAGATTTTCGTAAAGAATCTTTTCTTACAGATAAAGCTATAGGAATTATTAGTGGATTCGGCATATCAAGTTATTCCTTAGCTCTTGAAGGAATCATTGGATATTTGAGTATTAAAGATTAA